A genomic segment from Paenibacillus sp. FSL K6-1096 encodes:
- a CDS encoding extracellular solute-binding protein yields MNKSRVIAGITSLILIMGLTAGCGNSSNTSSAGNESSATGKNAPVTLKMWGGVPPESGPQQVVDNWNKEHPDIQVEYVRYVNDDDGNLKLDTAMITGQDVDLFVNYTISHASKRVESGLALDLSGFTDYNIEEKMGADTESWKIDGKFYGVPTTKSPFFIALNKDALDKAGLPVPKEWTWDELREYAKKLKNGDSYGFIQNMEPFVDPIDSVLSQEGYTKADGTSNLDHPLVRQWLETLNGMMQDDKTTPPLGEQLTSKMPVEQVFLSGEVPMLNIGAWLLRSSNNFTDFPRDFKIAFAPVPRLAESASDYVTRGGLGDYISINAKSKKQEAAWEFLKWYSDGGMAPMAAGGRLPASKDAKQEDALKSLIGDNSDSYDLDSLMYVMFDNKTPTYVRSLPQEVMDLRSQEYEKYFLGSQSLDQTLQAMAARHNEFLKQKK; encoded by the coding sequence TTGAATAAAAGCCGTGTTATCGCCGGAATCACTTCACTCATTCTGATCATGGGCCTGACCGCAGGCTGCGGGAACAGCAGCAATACATCTTCAGCAGGCAATGAGAGCTCTGCTACAGGCAAGAATGCACCCGTAACCCTCAAAATGTGGGGCGGTGTCCCGCCGGAATCCGGCCCGCAGCAGGTAGTGGATAACTGGAACAAGGAACACCCCGATATTCAGGTGGAATATGTACGCTATGTTAATGATGATGACGGCAATCTGAAGCTGGATACGGCGATGATTACCGGCCAGGATGTGGATCTGTTCGTGAACTATACGATCTCCCACGCCTCCAAGCGGGTAGAGTCGGGGCTGGCCCTGGACCTCAGCGGCTTCACCGATTACAACATTGAGGAGAAGATGGGCGCGGACACGGAGAGCTGGAAGATTGACGGCAAGTTCTACGGCGTTCCGACAACCAAAAGCCCGTTCTTCATCGCCCTGAACAAAGACGCCCTGGACAAGGCCGGCCTGCCGGTGCCGAAGGAATGGACCTGGGATGAGCTGCGCGAGTATGCGAAGAAGCTGAAGAACGGCGATTCGTATGGTTTTATTCAAAATATGGAGCCCTTCGTTGACCCGATCGACTCCGTGCTCTCCCAGGAGGGCTATACCAAGGCGGACGGCACCTCGAATCTCGATCATCCCCTGGTCAGACAATGGCTGGAGACGCTGAACGGGATGATGCAGGACGATAAGACCACACCGCCGCTCGGCGAGCAACTGACCTCCAAAATGCCGGTGGAGCAGGTGTTCCTCAGCGGAGAGGTGCCGATGCTCAATATCGGGGCGTGGCTGCTGCGCAGCTCGAATAACTTCACCGACTTCCCGCGTGATTTCAAAATCGCCTTCGCTCCGGTACCCCGGCTCGCTGAATCGGCCAGTGATTATGTGACCCGCGGAGGCCTCGGCGATTACATCTCCATCAACGCCAAGTCCAAGAAGCAGGAGGCAGCCTGGGAATTCCTGAAGTGGTATTCCGATGGCGGCATGGCCCCGATGGCAGCGGGCGGAAGACTCCCGGCCTCTAAGGATGCCAAGCAGGAGGATGCGCTCAAAAGCCTCATCGGCGACAACAGCGACTCCTACGATCTGGACTCCCTGATGTACGTCATGTTCGACAATAAGACGCCGACCTATGTCCGCAGCCTGCCCCAAGAGGTAATGGACCTGCGCTCACAGGAGTACGAGAAATATTTCCTCGGCTCGCAATCGCTCGACCAGACTCTGCAGGCCATGGCAGCTCGGCATAACGAGTTTTTGAAGCAGAAGAAATAG
- the ald gene encoding alanine dehydrogenase, whose translation MIIGVPKEIKNNENRVAITPAGVVSLTAEGHKVLVEAGAGVGSGFQNEEYAAAGAELVAEAAAVWAAAEMVMKVKEPLASEYGYFRPGLILFTYLHLAPEPALAAALKDKGVFAIGYETVVDGRTLPLLTPMSEVAGRMAVQLGAQFLQRNYGGQGILLSGVPGVSRGKVSIIGGGVVGTNAAKMAIGLGAEVTIIDLSADRLRQLDDIFGSQISTLISNPYNIAKAVAEADLLVGAVLIPGAKAPKLVTEAMVQTMKPGSVIVDVAIDQGGIVETIDRVTTHDNPVFEKYGVLHYSVANMPGAVAKTSTIALTNVTVPYALQIANKGVFQAIEDNAGLKSGVNVANGKITCQAVAEALGEEYFTVEAAVEQEFTLI comes from the coding sequence ATGATTATTGGTGTACCGAAAGAGATCAAAAACAATGAAAACCGGGTAGCAATCACCCCGGCGGGTGTTGTCAGCCTGACCGCAGAGGGCCACAAGGTGCTGGTGGAAGCAGGAGCGGGTGTAGGCAGCGGATTCCAGAATGAAGAGTATGCCGCAGCCGGTGCTGAATTGGTGGCAGAAGCCGCCGCAGTGTGGGCTGCCGCTGAAATGGTAATGAAGGTAAAAGAGCCGCTGGCCAGCGAATACGGTTACTTCCGTCCGGGCCTGATCCTCTTCACATATCTGCATCTGGCTCCAGAGCCGGCGCTTGCCGCCGCCCTGAAGGACAAAGGTGTGTTCGCGATTGGCTACGAGACCGTAGTGGATGGACGGACCCTGCCGCTGCTCACTCCGATGAGCGAAGTGGCCGGACGGATGGCGGTACAGCTCGGTGCACAGTTCCTGCAGAGAAACTACGGCGGACAGGGCATCCTGCTCTCCGGTGTTCCCGGCGTAAGCCGCGGCAAGGTCAGTATCATCGGCGGCGGTGTCGTCGGCACCAATGCAGCGAAGATGGCCATCGGCCTCGGCGCTGAGGTGACCATTATCGATCTGAGCGCAGACCGGCTCCGCCAGCTTGATGATATCTTCGGGTCGCAGATCAGCACCCTGATCTCGAATCCGTACAATATCGCCAAGGCTGTTGCCGAAGCGGACCTGCTGGTTGGGGCCGTATTGATCCCGGGCGCTAAAGCTCCTAAGCTGGTAACCGAAGCCATGGTGCAGACGATGAAGCCGGGCTCGGTGATTGTCGATGTGGCGATTGACCAGGGCGGAATTGTGGAGACGATTGACCGGGTGACCACGCATGATAACCCTGTTTTTGAGAAGTATGGGGTCCTGCACTATTCAGTTGCCAATATGCCGGGTGCAGTGGCGAAGACCTCGACCATCGCCCTCACCAACGTCACTGTTCCTTACGCGCTGCAAATTGCCAACAAGGGTGTATTCCAGGCGATCGAAGACAATGCCGGCCTGAAGAGCGGCGTCAACGTAGCGAACGGCAAAATCACCTGCCAGGCCGTAGCCGAAGCGCTTGGGGAAGAGTACTTCACGGTTGAAGCTGCTGTCGAGCAGGAGTTCACGCTGATCTAA
- a CDS encoding helix-turn-helix domain-containing protein — protein MAQTEPSFDRFFDSMESLADTISESLQSQVTIEDSNHHVIGYSSHQTESDPARISTIIGKKVPSAVIIGLRKKGVMHELESSSHPIRIPAVMEVGLGPRLAMCIRHQQEILGYIWVVDRGNLAAGQAEEIVEKAAGIAGRYLLKQRGWKTKQEKALEDFFWKLLTSHYESETRIRQEAEAGSVLLPESYYIGVLESSGPVNEHFLQSFRRVMDTYTGQRLLFQTAEQNRLIILFSFVFPLEGTERLASFLHGLLRDLGQREDGRLTAGCSSGYREYTSAAAAYREALQILEMKQLLPYHTRELLLYEEMGFWAYLPVILEQKRSRTRSSRLLYPLKEHDREHKSDLLRTLAVYLSLDGNLKESAAFLHIHANTLMYRLNRIAEITGRSLKETGYRTSVYLDLLTEETEQMNLWFG, from the coding sequence TTGGCGCAAACAGAGCCATCATTTGACCGTTTTTTTGACAGTATGGAATCCCTGGCGGATACAATCAGCGAATCACTCCAGTCCCAGGTGACGATTGAGGACAGCAACCATCATGTGATCGGCTACAGCTCGCATCAGACGGAGAGCGATCCGGCGCGGATCTCGACCATCATTGGCAAAAAGGTACCGAGCGCCGTCATCATCGGCCTGCGCAAAAAGGGCGTCATGCATGAGCTGGAGAGCAGCAGCCATCCGATCCGCATCCCTGCGGTGATGGAGGTCGGGCTTGGTCCCAGGCTGGCGATGTGCATCAGGCACCAGCAGGAGATTCTGGGCTATATCTGGGTGGTGGACCGGGGCAATCTTGCCGCAGGGCAGGCGGAGGAGATTGTGGAGAAGGCTGCCGGCATTGCCGGACGGTATCTGCTGAAGCAGCGCGGCTGGAAGACGAAGCAGGAGAAGGCTCTGGAGGACTTCTTCTGGAAGCTGCTGACCTCGCATTATGAGAGCGAGACCCGTATCCGCCAGGAGGCGGAGGCCGGGTCGGTGCTGCTGCCGGAAAGCTATTACATCGGGGTGCTGGAGAGCAGCGGGCCGGTGAATGAGCACTTCCTGCAGAGCTTCCGCCGGGTCATGGACACCTATACCGGGCAGCGGCTGCTGTTCCAGACCGCCGAGCAGAACCGGCTGATTATCCTGTTCTCCTTCGTATTCCCTCTGGAGGGGACGGAGCGTCTGGCCTCATTCCTGCACGGGCTGCTCCGGGACCTGGGCCAGCGGGAAGACGGCAGACTTACTGCGGGCTGCAGCTCGGGATACCGTGAATATACCTCAGCGGCAGCTGCGTATCGGGAAGCACTACAGATTCTGGAGATGAAGCAGTTACTGCCGTATCATACACGTGAGCTGCTGCTTTATGAGGAGATGGGATTCTGGGCCTATCTTCCAGTCATTCTGGAGCAGAAGCGGAGCCGGACCCGCAGCAGCAGGCTGCTCTATCCCCTGAAGGAGCACGACCGTGAGCATAAAAGTGATTTGCTGAGGACCCTCGCCGTATACCTGTCGCTGGACGGCAATCTGAAGGAATCGGCCGCTTTTCTGCATATTCATGCCAACACCCTGATGTACCGCCTGAACCGGATCGCCGAGATTACAGGCAGGAGCCTCAAGGAGACCGGTTACCGTACCTCCGTCTATCTGGACCTTCTGACCGAGGAGACGGAGCAGATGAATCTCTGGTTCGGGTAA
- a CDS encoding GNAT family N-acetyltransferase: MALEFKVNEPLLPEQLAEVFRLSGLKRPYNDLERMGKMLDQADVLISCWDGGRVVGVARAITDYCYCCYLSDLAVIKEYQKRNIGKNLVQLLQETLGDQVAIVLLSSEEALSFYPQIGLEQVNNAFRIARKR; encoded by the coding sequence ATGGCATTGGAATTCAAAGTCAACGAACCGCTGCTGCCTGAACAACTGGCTGAAGTATTTAGATTATCCGGGCTGAAGCGTCCTTACAACGATTTAGAGCGTATGGGGAAAATGCTCGATCAAGCCGATGTCTTAATCAGCTGCTGGGATGGCGGCCGGGTCGTAGGAGTAGCACGGGCCATCACCGACTACTGTTATTGCTGTTATCTATCGGATCTGGCCGTCATCAAAGAGTATCAGAAACGTAATATAGGCAAAAACCTGGTGCAGCTCCTTCAAGAGACATTAGGGGATCAGGTAGCCATCGTGCTCTTATCTTCCGAGGAGGCTTTGTCTTTTTATCCTCAGATTGGCTTAGAACAGGTTAATAATGCGTTTCGGATCGCCCGGAAGCGTTAA
- a CDS encoding GGDEF domain-containing protein produces MTNIPFYRIFKFLLFPIVRDGDRPSFSPTAFATRVSVCIVPIAILLYLLVITVAMQMGLVLYPFNALAVGTAITATLAFTISFTVTYINSVVFQKLLNSYDKSVHLSRTDPLTGLLNRKGVRDYVDSLPSHLDVAIIDIDKFKSINDAYGHAFGDTVIVNLAGILKAVSDKLGLCVGRLGGEEFVVISQQSMGKEFLPVCELLRSSVEASGVKCEALTVNYTISIGIAHGSYNESFSEVLHRADTALYKAKSLGRNRVVTA; encoded by the coding sequence ATGACTAACATTCCTTTCTACCGGATATTTAAATTTCTGCTCTTTCCAATTGTTCGGGACGGCGATCGACCGTCATTCAGCCCAACTGCGTTCGCCACCAGAGTGAGCGTGTGCATCGTTCCAATAGCCATATTGCTATACCTCTTGGTGATTACGGTCGCGATGCAAATGGGGCTAGTTCTGTACCCGTTTAATGCGCTGGCGGTGGGAACGGCAATAACAGCCACTCTGGCGTTCACGATTTCGTTCACTGTGACCTACATTAATTCTGTCGTTTTCCAAAAGCTGCTGAATTCTTATGATAAATCTGTGCACTTGAGCAGAACGGATCCATTGACTGGGTTGCTCAACCGGAAAGGTGTGAGGGATTACGTCGATTCGTTACCTAGCCATCTGGACGTGGCAATAATCGACATCGACAAGTTCAAGAGCATCAATGATGCCTACGGCCACGCTTTCGGTGACACGGTTATTGTAAACCTCGCAGGTATTTTGAAGGCGGTAAGTGATAAACTTGGGCTGTGTGTTGGGCGGCTTGGCGGCGAGGAATTCGTTGTAATCTCTCAACAATCGATGGGGAAAGAGTTTCTGCCTGTTTGCGAACTTCTGCGCTCAAGTGTCGAAGCAAGCGGCGTCAAATGCGAAGCACTAACAGTTAATTATACGATATCCATAGGCATTGCGCACGGATCCTACAACGAGAGTTTTTCCGAGGTTCTACATAGGGCGGATACAGCTCTATATAAAGCAAAAAGCCTCGGCCGTAACAGGGTCGTCACAGCTTAG
- a CDS encoding DUF4127 family protein, with translation MKNVLYVPLDDRPVNLDDVIVQGRSAGIHVIAPAAAYIKNRLDSQKTSSGTVLLTTSSPAYGDTAAIRQFVLDHAASVDGFILSADMLVYGGLIGSRRLRTDAGGAYPAYDATATDLLDVIREVKQAHPDKPVYVLDTVMRLATTAFAEGLDLAAYTESRNFMLQPRRSFTEFADILGGYNLSPTDVYGDPATFDKEQYYNARRHKFKTNRYLLEELAQEGYIDFLAIGVDDASTQGVQINEIHYVEARIDEWLGGSGGQNPDKAIILPDADGLGQALLARMANQLYRNGTATRCTVEYFGPHGSTLTSPYEYMDVHQNILRHLDIVGGEAAGDARELEIIAITAADQALAAVNRIEDNFARCVPSLVIDCVGAGAADAAVTEALLGSRQTGSLLGYSGWNTPGNKIGLALGMAQARYAFTVTETAPAALDAAVNAHGSLLFKRFLKDYYYKRLAIGEIRTYSRAHSLYENTAAFADQNMLLFNSPEDYSYLQDLLRERMQKHTDTLFCKNAFLNVCAAPASAIRQIGGGGWSLSQYSSAALPYDDPDYLWGRAFEITLNPDVTLQ, from the coding sequence ATGAAGAATGTGCTATATGTACCGCTTGATGACCGGCCCGTTAATCTGGATGATGTGATCGTGCAAGGGAGATCGGCTGGCATTCATGTAATTGCCCCGGCTGCAGCTTATATCAAGAACCGTCTGGATTCGCAAAAGACTTCGTCCGGCACGGTCCTGCTGACCACCTCCTCACCGGCTTATGGGGACACCGCCGCAATCCGGCAATTTGTGCTGGATCATGCCGCTTCGGTGGACGGCTTTATCCTCTCAGCGGATATGCTTGTGTATGGGGGATTGATTGGGAGCCGCCGTCTCCGCACGGATGCGGGAGGAGCTTATCCGGCCTATGATGCTACAGCTACAGACCTGCTGGACGTTATCCGCGAGGTGAAGCAAGCGCACCCGGACAAGCCGGTGTATGTGCTGGACACGGTGATGAGGCTGGCTACGACCGCTTTTGCCGAAGGGTTGGACTTGGCTGCTTATACGGAATCACGTAATTTCATGCTCCAGCCCCGGAGAAGCTTTACGGAGTTTGCAGATATTCTCGGAGGATATAATCTGTCGCCTACAGATGTGTATGGAGATCCGGCCACTTTTGATAAAGAACAGTATTACAATGCCAGACGGCATAAGTTCAAGACGAACCGCTATCTTCTGGAGGAGCTGGCGCAGGAGGGATACATCGATTTCCTCGCTATAGGTGTCGATGATGCCAGTACCCAGGGTGTGCAGATCAATGAGATTCACTATGTGGAAGCGCGTATTGATGAATGGCTTGGCGGCTCCGGAGGGCAAAATCCTGACAAGGCTATCATCCTCCCCGATGCAGACGGACTGGGGCAGGCGTTACTGGCGCGGATGGCGAATCAGCTCTACCGGAACGGGACAGCGACCAGGTGTACGGTTGAATATTTCGGACCTCATGGCTCGACTCTTACAAGTCCGTATGAATATATGGATGTGCATCAGAACATTTTGCGCCATCTGGATATTGTCGGGGGAGAGGCGGCAGGCGATGCACGTGAGCTGGAGATTATCGCTATAACTGCTGCGGACCAGGCGCTGGCTGCGGTGAACCGTATAGAAGATAACTTTGCCCGCTGCGTCCCGTCGTTAGTAATTGACTGTGTCGGCGCGGGCGCAGCAGATGCTGCGGTCACTGAAGCCTTGCTCGGCAGCAGGCAGACCGGAAGTCTGCTGGGATACAGCGGATGGAACACGCCAGGCAACAAAATCGGACTCGCCCTGGGTATGGCCCAGGCCCGGTATGCCTTTACGGTTACGGAGACGGCTCCGGCGGCGCTGGATGCTGCGGTTAATGCCCACGGCTCGCTGCTCTTCAAACGTTTCCTCAAGGATTATTACTATAAAAGGCTGGCGATCGGTGAAATCCGGACCTACTCCAGAGCCCATTCGTTATATGAGAATACCGCTGCCTTTGCAGATCAGAATATGCTGCTGTTTAACAGTCCGGAGGATTACTCGTATCTCCAAGACCTGCTGAGAGAGCGGATGCAGAAGCATACGGACACTCTTTTCTGCAAAAATGCCTTCCTGAATGTCTGTGCTGCACCGGCTTCGGCCATCCGCCAGATTGGCGGGGGCGGCTGGTCGCTCTCGCAATATAGCAGTGCTGCACTTCCCTACGATGACCCGGATTATTTGTGGGGGCGTGCGTTTGAAATCACTTTGAATCCTGATGTAACCTTGCAATAA
- a CDS encoding protein-glutamine gamma-glutamyltransferase, whose protein sequence is MGYGYMAPADPAFENRMRGEIIAAARAMNVGGTDFSTFENSRCNPMYWNRTANGGFELKANVAPSAAINDIFVNGQLYAFECAMAMVMILYRATISMIGEAAFNRYFTDLFLWDWNYDSNLKLITTFNQSELRPGDVVYFKNPDHDPSKPEWQGENAIMLSNDSFYGHGLGIKSAAQMITSLNRERVPGSRTSAYLTDEGLHPDFAYIASLGNSRLGPPAAAKNNPKTAIYTRIGVRSYITR, encoded by the coding sequence ATGGGATATGGATATATGGCTCCTGCAGATCCGGCGTTCGAGAACAGAATGCGCGGGGAGATTATTGCGGCAGCCCGGGCGATGAATGTGGGAGGGACGGATTTCTCAACGTTCGAGAACTCCCGCTGCAATCCAATGTATTGGAACCGTACGGCTAATGGTGGGTTTGAGCTAAAAGCCAATGTCGCGCCTTCGGCAGCGATCAACGATATTTTTGTAAATGGGCAGCTGTATGCCTTTGAATGTGCGATGGCGATGGTCATGATTCTCTACCGGGCAACAATCAGCATGATCGGGGAGGCTGCGTTCAACCGCTACTTCACGGATCTGTTCCTGTGGGATTGGAACTACGACAGCAATCTGAAGCTGATTACCACGTTCAACCAGTCAGAGCTGCGGCCGGGCGATGTGGTCTATTTCAAGAACCCTGACCATGATCCCTCTAAGCCGGAGTGGCAGGGGGAGAACGCGATCATGCTGTCGAATGACAGCTTTTACGGGCACGGGCTGGGGATTAAGAGTGCTGCGCAGATGATTACTTCACTCAACAGGGAGCGGGTGCCGGGCAGCCGGACTTCGGCTTACCTGACGGATGAGGGGCTTCATCCTGATTTCGCCTATATCGCTTCCCTCGGGAACTCGCGCTTAGGTCCTCCGGCAGCGGCCAAAAACAATCCCAAAACCGCCATCTACACCCGGATTGGAGTCAGATCCTATATTACCCGCTAG
- a CDS encoding YVTN family beta-propeller repeat-containing protein, with product MSLLSTGPLENNPVGGVRPTTQVTVRVDNRSAVSSAAILIEGYYTLSGVRNMYVYQTLNLEANESVTNTYFADLDAFEFMFLTPAVTNDPIQISVWGKDSAGQLVTAHRLVSAELMGETVGTGATGATGPAGVTGATGPTGATGAGVTGATGATGATGPTGATGVGVTGETGATGATGVGVTGATGPTGATGAGVTGATGATGATGVGVTGATGPTGATGVGVTGATGATGATGVGVTGATGPTGATGVGVTGATGPTGATGVGVTGATGPTGATGAGVTGVTGPTGATGAGVTGATGPTGATGVGVTGETGATGATGVGVTGATGPTGATGVGVTGETGATGATGVGVTGATGPTGATGVGVTGETGATGATGPNVATEGFSALLPTFSVSTSTQLTGWTVTSPYYDSASFNETTGNYTIPTSGRYSFEATINYSTTAAITVGIGTGVNPAFVVRRTSPTVTDLVSGLFPLLNVNIALILTLRTILGNGTVTLAGEFDLTAGDVIGLFYVADGLTLPLDLGSTSSGIVWSVHQLT from the coding sequence ATGAGTTTATTATCAACAGGACCACTGGAGAATAATCCGGTTGGAGGGGTGAGACCCACCACACAGGTGACGGTAAGAGTTGATAACCGCAGTGCGGTTTCGTCTGCCGCCATATTAATAGAGGGTTACTACACTCTGAGCGGAGTAAGAAATATGTACGTTTATCAGACGCTTAATCTAGAGGCCAATGAATCTGTTACTAACACGTATTTTGCGGATTTGGATGCTTTTGAGTTTATGTTTCTTACCCCGGCGGTGACCAATGATCCGATCCAGATCTCGGTATGGGGCAAGGATAGCGCCGGACAGCTCGTCACCGCCCACCGCCTGGTATCGGCTGAGCTGATGGGCGAAACTGTCGGCACGGGAGCGACCGGTGCGACTGGGCCGGCTGGAGTGACGGGAGCAACCGGTCCGACCGGGGCAACGGGAGCGGGAGTGACGGGTGCGACTGGGGCGACCGGAGCAACCGGTCCGACCGGGGCAACGGGAGTGGGCGTGACGGGTGAGACCGGGGCGACCGGAGCCACGGGAGTAGGCGTGACGGGAGCGACTGGTCCGACCGGAGCAACGGGAGCAGGCGTGACGGGAGCGACCGGGGCGACCGGAGCAACGGGAGTAGGCGTGACGGGAGCAACCGGTCCGACCGGAGCCACGGGAGTAGGCGTGACGGGAGCGACCGGGGCGACCGGAGCCACGGGAGTAGGCGTGACGGGAGCGACCGGTCCGACCGGAGCCACGGGAGTAGGCGTGACGGGAGCGACCGGTCCGACCGGAGCCACGGGAGTAGGCGTGACGGGAGCGACTGGTCCGACCGGGGCAACGGGAGCAGGCGTGACCGGAGTAACCGGTCCGACCGGAGCCACGGGAGCAGGCGTGACGGGAGCGACCGGGCCGACCGGAGCCACGGGAGTGGGCGTGACGGGTGAGACCGGGGCGACCGGAGCCACGGGAGTAGGCGTGACGGGAGCGACTGGTCCGACCGGGGCCACGGGAGTGGGCGTGACGGGTGAGACTGGGGCGACCGGAGCCACGGGAGTAGGCGTGACGGGAGCGACTGGTCCGACCGGGGCCACGGGAGTAGGCGTGACGGGTGAGACCGGGGCGACCGGAGCAACAGGTCCTAACGTTGCAACCGAAGGGTTCTCTGCATTGCTGCCAACATTCTCCGTCTCGACAAGCACCCAGCTGACGGGCTGGACCGTGACCTCTCCTTACTATGACAGTGCATCGTTTAATGAAACTACGGGGAATTATACGATTCCAACATCGGGCAGATACTCGTTTGAGGCGACTATTAACTACAGCACTACCGCTGCGATCACGGTAGGGATAGGAACGGGAGTTAATCCGGCCTTTGTTGTGCGGAGAACCTCGCCAACGGTAACCGATCTGGTCAGCGGATTGTTCCCGCTGCTCAATGTTAACATTGCGCTTATCCTGACGCTGCGGACGATCCTTGGAAACGGCACAGTAACACTGGCCGGGGAGTTTGACCTGACGGCGGGCGACGTGATCGGACTCTTCTATGTAGCAGACGGCTTAACCCTGCCGCTTGATCTTGGAAGCACCTCTTCCGGTATTGTCTGGTCTGTTCACCAGCTGACCTAA
- a CDS encoding ATP-binding protein, whose product MADGTVQDLGDFFKIMGNNGSVLTLGNAQTFPIQHLQASFLFTGTFLAIYIGQMISQDRSQGTIKLILTRSVSRLEYYMGKVLAVWLLSLWLTLLMIALGYVIGLLFFGWGDSLVFFSVQSGGWEGFAVTMLTGLAFAFSYFAFGMIAIVVAMLADKVLETAVLLGILLMAGQSNPEDQATACIDVYQLERAVQNVLSNAYRYTRNLLSLSSAIEGRHLVLRVKNDGVRLAPGKAEKIFERFYTEERIEAQGHLGLGLSIARTITQSMKGTIQAQILDDMIIFEIRLEIEQGAPH is encoded by the coding sequence GTGGCGGATGGTACGGTCCAAGACCTCGGCGATTTTTTCAAAATCATGGGAAATAACGGCTCTGTACTCACTCTGGGGAATGCCCAAACGTTCCCGATTCAGCATCTGCAGGCCAGCTTCCTGTTCACCGGCACCTTTCTTGCGATCTATATCGGACAGATGATCTCTCAGGACCGTTCACAAGGAACGATCAAGCTTATTTTAACCCGCTCTGTCTCCAGGCTGGAGTATTACATGGGCAAGGTACTGGCCGTATGGCTGTTGTCCCTGTGGCTCACCTTGCTGATGATTGCTTTAGGATATGTGATTGGGCTGCTGTTTTTTGGCTGGGGCGATTCTCTGGTGTTCTTTTCAGTCCAATCAGGCGGCTGGGAAGGATTTGCTGTCACAATGCTTACCGGACTCGCCTTTGCCTTCTCCTATTTTGCCTTTGGGATGATCGCCATAGTGGTCGCTATGCTGGCAGATAAGGTGCTGGAGACAGCTGTCCTCCTGGGCATTCTGCTGATGGCCGGCCAATCGAACCCGGAGGATCAGGCTACGGCGTGTATTGATGTCTATCAGCTTGAGCGGGCGGTCCAGAATGTACTCAGCAACGCCTACCGTTATACCCGGAATCTGCTGTCGCTATCTTCGGCAATTGAAGGCCGGCACCTGGTTCTGCGGGTGAAGAACGATGGGGTACGGCTTGCCCCCGGGAAGGCGGAGAAGATCTTTGAGCGGTTCTATACGGAAGAACGCATAGAGGCTCAGGGGCATCTCGGTCTGGGCTTATCGATTGCCAGGACAATTACCCAGTCAATGAAGGGTACGATACAGGCGCAGATCCTGGACGATATGATTATTTTCGAGATTAGGCTGGAAATCGAACAAGGCGCTCCACATTAG